In a single window of the Brassica oleracea var. oleracea cultivar TO1000 unplaced genomic scaffold, BOL UnpScaffold00834, whole genome shotgun sequence genome:
- the LOC106320168 gene encoding F-box protein PP2-A11-like isoform X2, giving the protein MGSGLSLFTNGSSSSPSRERDLLKPGLGDLPESCVALILEKLKPVEICRFSKLNRAFRSASWADFVWESKLPHDYRSILEKILGGFPEKLRKRDIYNFLSRVNSFDDGTKKAWVDKRTSDLCLCLSVKGLSVTGIDDRRYWNHIPSDESRFSSVAYLQHVWWFQVDGEIEFPFPAGTYSVFFRLHLGKPGKRFGWKVCNTEQIHGWDIKPVQFQIWTEDGQHSSSQCKLTEPGTWSHYHAGDFVVGKSKSSSTKLKFSMTQIDCTHTKGGLCVDSVIVYPSSCKDRLRRF; this is encoded by the exons ATGGGTTCTGGGCTCTCTCTCTTTACCAATGGTTCATCGTCTTCTCCGTCTCGTGAACGAGATCTGTTAAAGCCTGGTCTCGGTGATCTGCCGGAGAGTTGTGTGGCTTTGATCCTCGAGAAGTTGAAGCCGGTCGAGATCTGCAGATTCTCGAAGCTAAACAGAGCCTTTCGCAGCGCCTCCTGGGCCGATTTCGTCTGGGAATCGAAGCTTCCTCATGATTACAGATCGATTCTCGAGAAAATCCTCGGTGGGTTCCCGGAAAAGCTGCGGAAAAGAGACATCTATAACTTCCTCTCTCGTGTTAATTCCTTCGACGACGGCACAAAG aaaGCTTGGGTTGATAAACGAACCAGTGATCTCTGTTTATGCTTATCGGTTAAGGGTTTGTCGGTAACCGGGATTGATGATCGGAGATACTGGAATCACATTCCTTCTGATGAATCTCG GTTCTCGTCAGTAGCATATCTTCAGCACGTCTGGTGGTTTCAAGTTGATGGAGAAATCGAGTTCCCGTTCCCAGCTGGAACCTACAGCGTCTTCTTCAGGCTTCATCTAGGCAAACCGGGGAAGCGGTTTGGTTGGAAGGTTTGCAACACTGAGCAGATTCATGGTTGGGATATTAAACCGGTTCAGTTTCAGATTTGGACTGAAGATGGTCAACACTCTTCGTCTCAATGCAAGTTGACCGAACCAGGAACATGGAGTCACTACCATGCTGGAGACTTTGTGGTTGGGAAATCGAAAAGCTCGTCTACGAAGCTTAAGTTCTCCATGACTCAGATTGATTGTACACATACCAAAGGAGGGTTATGTGTAGATTCTGTAATTGTGTATCCGAGCTCGTGCAAGGATCGGTTGAG GCGGTTTTAA
- the LOC106320168 gene encoding F-box protein PP2-A11-like isoform X1 codes for MGSGLSLFTNGSSSSPSRERDLLKPGLGDLPESCVALILEKLKPVEICRFSKLNRAFRSASWADFVWESKLPHDYRSILEKILGGFPEKLRKRDIYNFLSRVNSFDDGTKKAWVDKRTSDLCLCLSVKGLSVTGIDDRRYWNHIPSDESRFSSVAYLQHVWWFQVDGEIEFPFPAGTYSVFFRLHLGKPGKRFGWKVCNTEQIHGWDIKPVQFQIWTEDGQHSSSQCKLTEPGTWSHYHAGDFVVGKSKSSSTKLKFSMTQIDCTHTKGGLCVDSVIVYPSSCKDRLRRF; via the exons ATGGGTTCTGGGCTCTCTCTCTTTACCAATGGTTCATCGTCTTCTCCGTCTCGTGAACGAGATCTGTTAAAGCCTGGTCTCGGTGATCTGCCGGAGAGTTGTGTGGCTTTGATCCTCGAGAAGTTGAAGCCGGTCGAGATCTGCAGATTCTCGAAGCTAAACAGAGCCTTTCGCAGCGCCTCCTGGGCCGATTTCGTCTGGGAATCGAAGCTTCCTCATGATTACAGATCGATTCTCGAGAAAATCCTCGGTGGGTTCCCGGAAAAGCTGCGGAAAAGAGACATCTATAACTTCCTCTCTCGTGTTAATTCCTTCGACGACGGCACAAAG aaaGCTTGGGTTGATAAACGAACCAGTGATCTCTGTTTATGCTTATCGGTTAAGGGTTTGTCGGTAACCGGGATTGATGATCGGAGATACTGGAATCACATTCCTTCTGATGAATCTCG GTTCTCGTCAGTAGCATATCTTCAGCACGTCTGGTGGTTTCAAGTTGATGGAGAAATCGAGTTCCCGTTCCCAGCTGGAACCTACAGCGTCTTCTTCAGGCTTCATCTAGGCAAACCGGGGAAGCGGTTTGGTTGGAAGGTTTGCAACACTGAGCAGATTCATGGTTGGGATATTAAACCGGTTCAGTTTCAGATTTGGACTGAAGATGGTCAACACTCTTCGTCTCAATGCAAGTTGACCGAACCAGGAACATGGAGTCACTACCATGCTGGAGACTTTGTGGTTGGGAAATCGAAAAGCTCGTCTACGAAGCTTAAGTTCTCCATGACTCAGATTGATTGTACACATACCAAAGGAGGGTTATGTGTAGATTCTGTAATTGTGTATCCGAGCTCGTGCAAGGATCGGTTGAGGCGGTTTTAA
- the LOC106320164 gene encoding lysophospholipid acyltransferase 2, whose amino-acid sequence MESLDMSSMAASIGVSVAVLRFLLCFVATIPVSFAWRFVPSRLGKHIYSAASGALLSYLSFGFSSNLHFLVPMTIGYASMAIYRPMCGFITFFLGFAYLIGCHVFYMSGDAWKEGGIDSTGALMVLTLKVISCSINYNDGMLKEETLREAQRKNRLVRMPSLIEYFGYCLCCGSHFAGPVFEMKDYLEWTEEKGIWAVTSGKGKRPSPYGATLRAILQAGICMALYLYLVPQFPLTRFTEPVYHEWGFWRRFGYQYMAGFTARWKYYFIWSISEASIIISGLGFSGWTDENTQTKAKWDRAKNVDILGVELAKSAVQIPLVWNIQVSTWLRHYVYERIVKPGKKAGFFQLLATQTVSAVWHGLYPGYIIFFVQSALMIDGSKAIYRWQQAMPPKMAMLRSVMVFINFLYTVLVLNYSSVGFMVLSLHETLVAYKSVYFIGTVVPIVVILLSYLVPVKPVRPKTRKEE is encoded by the exons ATGGAATCGCTCGACATGAGTTCCATGGCGGCCTCGATCGGCGTATCGGTCGCCGTTCTCCGTTTCCTACTCTGCTTCGTCGCAACGATCCCAGTCTCCTTCGCGTGGAGATTCGTCCCGAGTCGACTCGGTAAACACATCTACTCAGCTGCTTCTGGAGCCCTCCTCTCTTACCTCTCCTTTGGCTTCTCGTCGAATCTTCACTTCCTCGTTCCCATGACCATTGGCTACGCTTCGATGGCGATATATAGACCAATGTGTGGattcatcactttcttcctcGGTTTCGCTTATCTCATTGGCTGTCATGTGTTTTATATGAGTGGGGATGCTTGGAAAGAAGGAGGCATTGACTCTACTG gAGCTTTGATGGTGTTGACGTTGAAAGTGATATCGTGTTCTATAAACTACAACGATGGGATGTTGAAGGAAGAGACTCTCCGTGAGGCTCAGAGGAAGAACCGTTTGGTTCGGATGCCTTCTCTCATTGAGTACTTTGGTTACTGCCTTTGCTGCGGAAGCCACTTCGCTGGCCCTGTCTTCGAAATGAAAGACTATCTTGAATGGACCGAAGAGAAAGGA ATTTGGGCTGTTACTTCTGGGAAAGGGAAGAGACCATCGCCTTACGGAGCAACACTTCGAGCTATATTACAAGCTGGGATCTGTATGGCTCTGTATCTCTACTTAGTCCCTCAGTTCCCATTAACCCGGTTCACTGAGCCAGTGTACCATGAATGGGGTTTCTGGAGAAGATTCGGTTACCAATACATGGCCGGTTTCACGGCTCGTTGGAAGTACTACTTCATCTGGTCGATCTCAGAGGCTTCCATCATCATCTCCGGTTTGGGTTTCAGTGGTTGGACCGACGAAAACACTCAAACAAAGGCCAAATGGGACCGTGCAAAGAACGTCGATATCTTAGGTGTTGAGCTAGCCAAGAGTGCTGTTCAGATTCCTCTTGTGTGGAACATACAAGTCAGCACTTGGCTCCGTCACT ATGTGTATGAGAGAATTGTGAAGCCAGGGAAGAAAGCTGGCTTCTTCCAGCTGCTAGCTACTCAAACCGTTAGTGCCGTGTGGCAT GGACTGTATCCTGGATACATTATATTCTTTGTTCAATCAGCATTGATGATCGATGGTTCAAAAG CTATTTACCGTTGGCAACAAGCAATGCCTCCGAAGATGGCAATGCTGAGAAGTGTTATGGTTTTCATCAACTTCCTCTACACAGTTTTGGTTCTCAATTACTCCTCCGTTGGTTTCATG GTATTGAGCTTGCACGAAACACTCGTGGCCTACAAGAGTGTATATTTCATAGGCACTGTAGTGCCTATTGTTGTGATTCTGCTCAGCTATTTGGTTCCTGTGAAGCCTGTGAGACCAAAGACCCGGAAAGAAGAATAA